The bacterium BMS3Abin11 genome contains a region encoding:
- a CDS encoding membrane fusogenic activity yields MNKNNSTTDSFIRFFEAALPAGIASAIRDNLRAAANSAFEKMDLVSSEEFEVQKRVLLRTREKLDQLEQQVEQLEKQLQK; encoded by the coding sequence ATGAACAAAAATAACTCAACCACGGATAGTTTTATCCGTTTCTTCGAAGCGGCTTTGCCTGCCGGTATTGCATCAGCAATACGTGATAATTTGCGGGCAGCTGCGAACAGTGCCTTCGAAAAAATGGATCTGGTGAGTAGTGAAGAATTCGAGGTGCAAAAACGTGTTTTGCTACGCACCAGAGAGAAGCTCGATCAGCTCGAACAACAGGTGGAGCAACTTGAGAAGCAGTTGCAGAAGTAA
- the amtB gene encoding ammonia channel precursor: protein MEAIEGIKNLSYALDTFYFLITATLVMWMVAVMATNINKRPDGSCYSGISGFFFQMASIATAMSMFIQFKMKKLLGGRSQRPVPRSTRTSLYSGLVVALLAGLPTLAFGQEAVVVVEAVPTLNSGDTAWMLTSTALVLFMTIPGLALFYAGMVRSKNVLSVMVQCFAITALVTILWVVYGYSLAFGDGGSMQQWIGGLGKSFMDGVGVNTLLDGSTIPESVFSMFQLTFAIITPALVVGAFAERMKFSAMLWFMGLWVTFVYAPIAHWVWGGGWLSDMGVLDFAGGTVVHINAGIAALVAALMLGKRKGYPKTTMAPNNMVLTVVGASMLWVGWFGFNAGSALAADGTAGMAMAVTQIATAAAALSWMFFEWMSHGKPSALGLASGAVAGLVAITPASGFVGPIGALAIGVAAGVGCYIAAVKVKRVLGYDDSLDCFGVHAIGGIIGAMLTGVFVSKGLGGVGFAEGVTMGAQLGKQFVGVMVTIIYTGIVSFIILKVVDVIIGLRVTEEQETEGLDIALHDERGYNL, encoded by the coding sequence GTGGAAGCAATTGAAGGTATCAAAAATCTAAGCTACGCGCTGGATACATTTTATTTCCTAATTACCGCTACGCTGGTAATGTGGATGGTAGCAGTCATGGCAACTAACATAAACAAACGGCCCGACGGCTCCTGTTACTCCGGTATATCTGGCTTCTTCTTCCAGATGGCATCCATAGCAACCGCTATGTCAATGTTCATACAATTCAAAATGAAAAAGCTGTTAGGTGGCCGCTCCCAGCGTCCTGTCCCACGCAGTACTCGTACCTCCCTGTACAGCGGCCTGGTTGTCGCTCTCCTGGCAGGGTTGCCTACATTAGCGTTCGGTCAAGAGGCCGTGGTAGTGGTTGAGGCGGTGCCTACGCTGAACTCTGGAGATACCGCCTGGATGCTGACTTCCACCGCTCTGGTACTCTTCATGACCATACCCGGACTGGCGCTGTTCTATGCCGGCATGGTTCGATCCAAGAACGTATTGTCGGTCATGGTGCAATGTTTCGCCATTACCGCTTTGGTCACAATTCTGTGGGTAGTATACGGTTACAGCCTGGCCTTCGGTGATGGCGGCAGTATGCAACAGTGGATCGGTGGACTGGGTAAGTCCTTCATGGACGGGGTCGGCGTGAATACACTGCTGGACGGTAGCACGATCCCGGAATCGGTTTTCTCCATGTTCCAGCTGACCTTTGCCATAATTACCCCCGCCCTGGTCGTCGGCGCCTTTGCCGAACGCATGAAGTTTTCCGCTATGCTCTGGTTCATGGGGCTTTGGGTTACCTTCGTGTATGCGCCGATCGCCCACTGGGTGTGGGGCGGTGGCTGGCTAAGCGACATGGGAGTACTGGACTTTGCTGGTGGTACAGTGGTGCATATCAACGCCGGTATCGCCGCCCTGGTTGCCGCATTGATGTTGGGTAAACGTAAGGGCTATCCTAAAACTACCATGGCACCAAATAACATGGTCCTGACGGTGGTTGGTGCATCGATGCTGTGGGTCGGCTGGTTTGGGTTTAACGCCGGCAGCGCGCTGGCAGCAGACGGCACTGCGGGTATGGCTATGGCAGTCACTCAGATCGCCACTGCCGCCGCCGCACTTTCCTGGATGTTCTTTGAATGGATGAGTCACGGCAAGCCTAGCGCTCTGGGTCTCGCTTCGGGCGCAGTCGCAGGTCTGGTGGCGATTACACCAGCCTCCGGTTTCGTTGGGCCCATCGGGGCACTGGCAATCGGTGTTGCGGCTGGCGTGGGTTGCTACATTGCCGCTGTCAAGGTCAAGCGCGTCCTGGGCTACGATGACTCGCTCGACTGTTTCGGCGTACACGCGATCGGTGGCATTATCGGTGCCATGTTGACCGGTGTCTTCGTGAGCAAGGGACTCGGTGGTGTCGGTTTTGCGGAAGGCGTAACCATGGGCGCCCAGCTTGGCAAGCAGTTCGTCGGTGTTATGGTCACAATCATCTACACGGGTATCGTGAGCTTCATCATCCTGAAAGTCGTGGATGTGATTATCGGCCTGCGCGTCACCGAAGAGCAGGAAACCGAGGGTCTGGATATCGCTCTACATGACGAACGGGGCTATAATCTGTAA
- the comM gene encoding competence protein ComM — MSLAIIYSRSADGVMAPQVFVEAHLSNGLPSLSIVGLPEAAVKESKDRVRGALLNSGFEFPPRRITINLAPADIPKEGGRFDLPIAIGILAASDQIAHTHLDRYEFSAELALSGELRPVSGILPAALQVVRQGRILVVAKQNGQEAALVEECDVLAPTTLLELIAHLNGQQVLTQVELNTSSTKYASYPDLAEVRGQHQAKRALEVAAAGNHSLLMSGPPGSGKTMLASRLPGILPAMSRDEALQTATIYSIGKQGIDMSSWNQRPIRAPHHTSSAVALVGGGSKPKPGEISLAHNGVLFLDELPEFGRRVLEVLREPMESGVISISRAASQAEYPARFQFLAAMNPCPCGYFGESSGRCRCTADQIQRYRARLSGPLMDRIDLQVEVLAVPVDVLLDDQYQAESSEVVRQRVSTARQRQLDRSGVMNSQLTNQQLDHQSRISSSARSCLADVISRLGLSARSFHRLLRVARTIADLADFDEVEQQHIAEAIRYRSLDRYSNLNQ, encoded by the coding sequence ATGTCACTTGCAATTATCTACTCGCGTTCAGCTGATGGAGTGATGGCTCCGCAAGTGTTTGTGGAAGCGCACTTATCTAATGGTTTGCCATCGCTATCAATCGTCGGATTACCCGAAGCGGCAGTAAAAGAAAGCAAAGACAGGGTTCGCGGAGCATTATTGAATTCCGGTTTTGAATTTCCTCCCCGGCGCATCACGATCAATCTGGCTCCTGCAGACATTCCGAAGGAGGGTGGTCGTTTCGATCTGCCGATTGCTATTGGGATACTGGCTGCATCGGATCAGATTGCACATACTCATCTTGATAGATACGAATTTTCGGCTGAACTGGCATTGAGCGGAGAGCTGCGTCCGGTAAGTGGGATATTGCCAGCAGCGCTACAGGTTGTCAGACAGGGCAGAATACTGGTTGTGGCAAAACAGAATGGCCAGGAAGCCGCTCTGGTCGAAGAATGTGATGTACTGGCACCGACGACATTGCTGGAACTTATTGCTCACTTAAATGGACAGCAAGTCCTGACACAGGTTGAACTGAATACATCCAGCACCAAATATGCAAGCTACCCAGACCTTGCCGAAGTTCGTGGCCAGCACCAGGCGAAGAGGGCACTGGAAGTCGCCGCAGCTGGAAACCATAGTCTGCTGATGTCAGGACCGCCGGGTAGTGGCAAGACTATGCTGGCCAGCAGATTGCCGGGTATTTTGCCCGCGATGAGCAGGGATGAAGCATTACAGACGGCTACAATCTATTCCATTGGTAAACAGGGTATAGATATGAGCAGCTGGAATCAGCGTCCAATTCGTGCACCACATCATACATCTTCTGCTGTTGCACTAGTTGGCGGTGGCTCAAAACCCAAACCGGGAGAGATTTCACTCGCACACAACGGGGTATTATTTCTCGACGAATTACCTGAATTCGGTAGACGTGTGCTGGAGGTATTGCGTGAGCCGATGGAGTCCGGTGTCATTTCAATATCACGAGCGGCAAGCCAGGCAGAATACCCGGCACGGTTCCAGTTTCTCGCAGCCATGAACCCTTGTCCTTGCGGATATTTTGGCGAGTCGTCAGGACGATGCCGGTGTACCGCGGATCAGATACAGCGTTATCGGGCACGATTGTCGGGGCCATTGATGGATCGAATTGATCTACAGGTAGAGGTACTGGCGGTACCGGTGGATGTCCTGTTAGACGATCAGTATCAGGCAGAGAGCAGTGAAGTGGTGCGACAGCGTGTTTCGACGGCAAGGCAGAGGCAACTGGACAGGTCAGGTGTGATGAATTCGCAGTTAACAAACCAGCAGCTGGATCATCAAAGCAGGATTAGCAGCTCCGCCCGTAGTTGCCTGGCTGACGTAATTAGCCGACTTGGTCTGTCTGCACGTTCATTTCACCGGCTGCTGCGAGTTGCCAGAACCATTGCAGATCTGGCTGATTTTGATGAGGTCGAGCAGCAACATATAGCCGAAGCTATACGTTACCGCTCACTGGACCGTTATTCAAACCTGAATCAGTAA
- the glnB gene encoding nitrogen regulatory protein P-II, translating to MKLITAIIKPFKLDDVRDALSEIGITGMTVTEVKGFGRQKGHTELYRGAEYVVDFLPKAKLEIAVNADVVDQVIEAIVGVARTDKIGDGKIFVTPVDKVVRIRTGETDADAL from the coding sequence ATGAAACTAATCACAGCCATTATCAAGCCATTCAAGCTTGACGACGTGCGTGACGCCCTGTCTGAAATTGGCATTACTGGCATGACCGTCACGGAAGTTAAAGGCTTCGGTCGTCAAAAAGGGCACACCGAGCTCTATCGCGGCGCTGAATATGTTGTTGATTTCCTGCCAAAGGCCAAACTTGAGATTGCTGTTAACGCTGACGTAGTTGACCAGGTGATTGAAGCCATCGTAGGTGTTGCAAGAACCGACAAGATTGGTGATGGCAAGATCTTTGTAACACCTGTTGACAAGGTTGTACGCATACGAACAGGTGAAACAGACGCTGATGCGTTATAA